From one Lolium rigidum isolate FL_2022 chromosome 4, APGP_CSIRO_Lrig_0.1, whole genome shotgun sequence genomic stretch:
- the LOC124649142 gene encoding mitochondrial dicarboxylate/tricarboxylate transporter DTC-like yields the protein MADAKQQAAAPGGVWKTIKPFVNGGASGMLATCVIQPVDMIKVKIQLGEGSAAQVTKKMLAEGGPSSFYKGLSAGLLRQATYTTARLGSFRVLTNKAIEANDGKPLPLIQKAFIGLTAGAIGATVGSPADLALIRMQADSTLPAAQRRHYKNAFQALYRISADEGVLALWKGAGPTVVRAMSLNMGMLASYDQSVELFRDKFGAGEISTVVGASAISGFFAAACSLPFDFVKTQIQKMQPDATGKYPYTGSLDCAMQTLKSGGPLKFYTGFPVYCVRIAPHVMMTWIFLNQIQKFEKKIGI from the exons ATGGCGGACGCCAAGCAGCAGGCGGCGGCGCCCGGCGGCGTCTGGAAGACCATCAAGCCCTTCGTCAATGGCGGCGCCTCCGGGATGCTCGCCACCTGCGTCATCCAGCCCGTCGACATGATCAAG GTGAAGATCCAATTAGGCGAGGGATCTGCAGCTCAGGTCACAAAGAAGATGCTTGCTGAAGGTGGCCCTAGTTCCTTTTACAAG GGTTTGTCAGCCGGTTTACTGAGGCAAGCTACCTATACAACTGCTCGTCTTGGATCCTTCAG GGTTCTGACAAACAAAGCAATTGAGGCAAATGATGGGAAGCCATTGCCACTTATTCAAAAAGCCTTTATTGGCCTAACTGCTGGAGCGATTGGCGCCACTGTTGGTAGTCCTGCTGATTTGGCGCTCATTAGGATGCAAGCTGATTCGACCTTACCAGCAGCACAGCGGCGTCACTACAAGAATGCATTTCAGGCACTCTACCGTATCTCTGCTGACGAAGGTGTCCTTGCACTTTGGAAGGGTGCTGGCCCAACTGTGGTGAGAGCCATGTCACTGAATATGGGTATGCTTGCGTCCTATGACCAGAGTGTTGAGCTATTCAGGGACAAATTCGGCGCTGGAGAAATTTCGACTGTTGTTG GAGCCAGTGCCATTTCTGGATTCTTTGCGGCGGCATGCAGTTTGCCGTTTGATTTTGTGAAAACTCAAATTCAAAAGATGCAGCCTGATGCGACTGGAAAGTACCCATACACCGGGTCTTTGGACTGTGCCATGCAAACCTTAAAGAGCGGTGGCCCGTTGAAGTTCTACACCGGCTTTCCTGTATATTGTGTCAGGATTGCCCCCCATGTCATG ATGACGTGGATCTTCTTGAATCAAATCCAGAAGTTTGAGAAGAAGATTGGCATATAA